The DNA window GATCGGGTGGGAGACCTTCATCATGGTCGCCTTGACGTGCAGGGACCACATGACGCCGGTTTCCTTGCAGTCCTGCAGGGTCTGCTCGAAGAACGCACGCAGTTTCTTCGCGCTCATGAACATGCCGTCGAGGACTTCGCCGTCTTCCAGTTTCAGGGTCTTCTTGACTTCGACCTTGCCGTCCTTGCCGACGAATTCGATGCGGACTTCACCGGCTTTTTCATTGGTGAAGGATTGCTCGCTGGAGAAGAAGTCGCCGCCGCGCATGTAGTCGGCGTGGGATTGCGAAGCCATGCTCCACTTGCCCATCGAGTGCGGGTGCTTGCGGGCATAGGCCTTGACCGCAGCGGGTGCGCGGCGGTCGGAGTTGCCTTCGCGCAGGACCGGGTTCACGGCGCTGCCGAGGATTTTCGCGTAACGGGCGCGGATTTCTTTTTCTTCGTCGGTCTGCGGATCTTCCGGCAGGTCCGGCAGGTCGTAGCCCTTGCTCTTCAGTTCGGCGATGGCGGCCTTGAGCTGGGGGACGGAGGCGCTGATGTTCGGCAGCTTGATGATGTTGGCTTCGGGCGCCAGCGTCAGGGTCGCCAGGTGGGCGAGGTCGTCCTGGATGCGCTGGTCGGCGGGGAGGCGGTCGTTGAAAGTGGCCAGTATGCGCCCGGCGAGAGAGATGTCACTGGTTTCGACGGCTATGTCGGCTGAGGCGGCGAAGGCTTTTACGATAGGGAGAAGCGAGTAGGTGGCGAGTGCGGGGGCTTCATCGGTGAGGGTGTAGATAATCTTCGAACGAGTGGACATCGGGTATTAACTCTCTTCTTTGCTGGGCGTGCACAGAGTCTCGAGGTGCGCTGGGTAGGCGCTTTCGTTCAATGAAACATTGGCCGAAGGTCGAGAGCTTGCCGCGGTGATTTAGGGCACCAGTAGAGCGTCGAGCGGCTGAGTCATGGTGGTGACGCAGTCGCTTCAAGGGCCGGCAGCTCCGCATGAGAGTGTTCGGCCCTCAATGACTATGAAGTCATGCGACGCAGTATATCACCGATATTCGATGGCAGAAGAGTGGGCAGGAATATGCCGTGACCATGCGCTGTTCTGCTTATGGATGGGCTTGGTGAGGGTTGCTTGATGCCGTCTGCGAGGTGAGCGCGAGGCTTGAGGATTGGAGGGGGAGGCCGGTCGCTGGACCGGCCTCGGGGGGATCAGTCGTGCAGGTGTTCGGCGGCGTGCAGCGTGTTTTCGAGTAGGCAGGCACGCGTCATCGGGCCGACGCCACCCGGTACCGGTGTGATCCAGCCGGCACGTTGCAAGGCGGGTTCGAACTCTACATCGCCCAGCAGGCGGCCGTCGGGCTGACGATTGATGCCGACGTCGATGACGATGGCGCCCGGCTTGATCCATTCACCCTTGATCAGCCCGGTTATGCCCGTGGCGACCACGACCAGGTCGGCACGTTTTACATGCTCGGCCAGGTCTTTGGTGAAGCGGTGGGTGACCGTCGTGGTGCAGCCAGCCAGCAGCAGTTCCAGGGCCATCGGGCGCCCTACGATATTCGAAGCGCCTACTACCACGGCGTCCAGGCCATGCAAATCGACCCCAGTGCTTTCCAGTAGGGTGATGATGCCTTTGGGAGTGCAGGGGCGCAGCAGGGGCATGCGTTGGGCAAGACGGCCAATGTTGTAGGGATGGAAACCGTCCACGTCCTTGTCCGGGCGAATGCGTTCCAGCAGTTGGGAGGCGTCCAGGTGTTTGGGCAGAGGAAGTTGCACGAGAATGCCATCGATTTCCGGCGCTTCGTTCAAACTGTCGATCAGTTCCAGCAACGCCTGCTGGCTGGTCTCGGCAGGCAGGTCATGGGCCACCGAGTGGAAGCCGACCTGCTCGCAGTCCTTGCGCTTGTGGGCCACGTAGACTTCCGAAGCAGGGTCGTTGCCTACCAGGATGACCGCAAGCCCGGGTGCGCGCAGTCCTTTGTCACGGCGCTGCTGTACGCGAGTGGCAATCTGCTGGCGAATATCGGCAGCGATCGTTTTACCGTCGATCAATTGTGCGGTCATGTCGCTTGGCTAACCATCGGAGGGGATTGAAAAAGGGCGTGCATTCTCGCATGTCGTGCCATTCAGGCAAAGTCGTGGATATTGCAGGGGAGTTTAACTATCTGAAATTTTTTGATTTTTACTGTTGACCAGCCGTTTTCCGATCTATAAGATTCGTCCCGCTTGTCGAGCACAGCCTGTCACAGGGTAGAAAAGCTAAAGAAGAGTTTCTTCAATAGCATTCAAGCTTGAACACGTGGTTCATATGAATTTCGAGTTCGAAAGCGCCCGTAGCTCAGCTGGATAGAGCACCCGCCTTCTAAGCGGGTGGTCGCAGGTTCGAGTCCTGCCGGGTGCGCCATTGAGTGCTCTGGCACAAGCAAAGCAATATGGTGGGCGTAGCTCAGTTGGTAGAGCACAGGATTGTGGCTCCTGGTGTCGAGGGTTCGATCCCCTTCGTCCACCCCATATTCCAGAACGCCAGGCCAAAAGCCTGGCGTTCTTGTTTCAAGCCCCCTGTCACGCGGACGTGGTGGAATTGGTAGACACACCAGATTTAGGTTCTGGCGCCGCAAGGTGTGAGAGTTCGAGTCTCTCTGTCCGCACCATGTAAGTAGCTGTTTTAAAAGAATTTCATTTGGCTTCCGTCTTGAATGGAGGTGCTTTTGGAGAGCTTTTGGGATAAGCACATGAAAAAGGCAGCCTTTGCAGGCTGCCTTTTTTCGTTTCCGGGCTGTGGTTTTGCGTTCGAGTGCATGCTTGGACCGTCTTGATTGTTTTATCGGGCCAGGTGTCGCCAGGCCATCGCTGCCGGCGTGTGGTTCATATGGTCGTTTCGATGTGTGGCTTCTATCGTGAGTCGGGCTTATCGCGTCTCGTCGTCGGCAGGTTCCTGGTGGTCTGCCGTGCGTTTGCCTGCGAGGGCCAGGTTGACCGAAAGCCAGTTGCTGACAGCGGCGTCCCCGGTTTCGGCGAATGCGCGGGTCAGCAGGCGGGCCTGCTCGCGGCGCAGGGCGTGTTCCAGCCTGGCGCCTTCGGCGCTCAGTTGCAGTTTGCGCTTACGCTTGTCGTCTTCGTCGGGCAGGCTTTCCACCAGGTGCATTTCCAGTAGCTGGCGCAGCGGGATGTTCAGCGCCTGCTTGCTGACGCCGAGATAGCCGAGCAGGTCTTTCACGCTCAGGCTCGGGTAGTTGGCAATGAAGAACAGGATGCGATGGTGTACGCGGGACAGTCCGCGACGCGCGAGCATCTCGTCGGGCTTGGCGGTGAAGGCCTGATAAGCCAGGAAGAAGCTTTCCATTATCTGGCGCTGAATGGTGCTTTTTTTTAGGTCAGGCATATTGACGTATTTGTGGGCGTGAGAGTAGTTTTGGTCAAGCATTTTGACTTATCAGGCTCCGTACTCCAATGGCTTTTTCCGAACGCATCGACCGTCTCAAGAGTTCCCTCATCCGTGAAATCCTGGCGGCCGCTCAGCGGCCGGAGGTCATGTCCTTCGCGGGTGGCCTGCCTGCCGAACCGATGTTGCCCAAGGTGTCCTGGGACGAGATGCCGGTCAGTGTCGGCCAGTACGGCATGAGTGAAGGGGAGCCGGCGCTGCGCGAGGCGATTGCCGAGCAGGCGAGGGCGCTGGGCGTAGCGTGCGACGCCAGCCAGGTGCTGGTGCTCAGCGGCTCGCAGCAGGCGCTCGACCTGGTATCCAAGCTGTATATCGACAAGGGTACCGAGGTGCTGCTCGAGGCGCCGACCTACCTTGCCGCCCTGCAGTCGTTCCAGTTGTTCGGGGCCGAGTGCCTGACGGTGCCCCTGCAGCCTGACGGAATCGACCTGCAGGCGCTGCGGACTCGGCTGGAGCAGAGCAAGCCTGCGTTCGCCTACCTGATTCCCACCTTCCAGAATCCCTCGGGCATGCGCTACAGCGCCGAGAAGCGAGCGGCCGTGGCGGCCTTGCTCGACGAGTTCGGTGTGACCTTGCTGGAGGATGAGCCTTATCGCGATCTAGTGTTCGATGAGGTGGAGGCGCGGCCTGTCGTCAGCCACCTGCGGACGTCCAGCTGGATCTACATGGGGACGGTATCGAAGACGTTGCTGCCGGGGCTGCGTGTCGGCTATCTGATCGCAACGCCTGATTTGTTCCCGCACTTGCTGCGACTGAAGCAGGCCGCCGACCTGCACACCAATCGCATCGGCCAGTGGCAGGCACTGCAATGGCTGGGCAGCGAACCCTACCGGCAGCACCTGCAAGACCTGCGGCAGTTCTACCGCGAGCGCAGGGACAGGATGCAACTGGCGCTGGAGGAGCATTTCGGTGATATCGCCGAATGGAGCATTCCCCAGGGCGGCCTGTTTTTCTGGCTGGCGCTGAAACAGCCGGTGGATACGCGGGTCTTGTTACAGGCGGCGTTGGCGCAGAACGTGGCCTTTATGCCGGGTGAGGCGTTCTTCGTGGAGCCGGAGCGCAATCCGGGTTACCTGCGGCTGAACTTCAGCCATGTGGAGCCGGCGCGCATGAATGAGGGGCTGCGACGGTTGGCGAGTGTCATCAAGACCGAGCAGAAAGCCTGGCGCGAGCGTGCCAGTGAATTGTCCGTGCAGGATGTGTAGCGGAGGGGTGTATGTTCAAGGTCTATGGCGATTACCGGTCGGGCAACTGCTACAAGGTCAAGCTGATGTTGCACCTGCTTGGTCGGGCCTATGAGTGGGTGCCGGTCAATATCCTGCGGGGTGAAACCCGTTCGGAAGAATTCCTGCAGAAGAACCCCAACGGCAAGATTCCGGTCCTGGAACTGGAGGATGGAAC is part of the Pseudomonas sp. ABC1 genome and encodes:
- the folD gene encoding bifunctional methylenetetrahydrofolate dehydrogenase/methenyltetrahydrofolate cyclohydrolase FolD; this encodes MTAQLIDGKTIAADIRQQIATRVQQRRDKGLRAPGLAVILVGNDPASEVYVAHKRKDCEQVGFHSVAHDLPAETSQQALLELIDSLNEAPEIDGILVQLPLPKHLDASQLLERIRPDKDVDGFHPYNIGRLAQRMPLLRPCTPKGIITLLESTGVDLHGLDAVVVGASNIVGRPMALELLLAGCTTTVTHRFTKDLAEHVKRADLVVVATGITGLIKGEWIKPGAIVIDVGINRQPDGRLLGDVEFEPALQRAGWITPVPGGVGPMTRACLLENTLHAAEHLHD
- a CDS encoding PLP-dependent aminotransferase family protein; the protein is MAFSERIDRLKSSLIREILAAAQRPEVMSFAGGLPAEPMLPKVSWDEMPVSVGQYGMSEGEPALREAIAEQARALGVACDASQVLVLSGSQQALDLVSKLYIDKGTEVLLEAPTYLAALQSFQLFGAECLTVPLQPDGIDLQALRTRLEQSKPAFAYLIPTFQNPSGMRYSAEKRAAVAALLDEFGVTLLEDEPYRDLVFDEVEARPVVSHLRTSSWIYMGTVSKTLLPGLRVGYLIATPDLFPHLLRLKQAADLHTNRIGQWQALQWLGSEPYRQHLQDLRQFYRERRDRMQLALEEHFGDIAEWSIPQGGLFFWLALKQPVDTRVLLQAALAQNVAFMPGEAFFVEPERNPGYLRLNFSHVEPARMNEGLRRLASVIKTEQKAWRERASELSVQDV
- a CDS encoding MarR family winged helix-turn-helix transcriptional regulator produces the protein MPDLKKSTIQRQIMESFFLAYQAFTAKPDEMLARRGLSRVHHRILFFIANYPSLSVKDLLGYLGVSKQALNIPLRQLLEMHLVESLPDEDDKRKRKLQLSAEGARLEHALRREQARLLTRAFAETGDAAVSNWLSVNLALAGKRTADHQEPADDETR